A region from the Salvia splendens isolate huo1 chromosome 15, SspV2, whole genome shotgun sequence genome encodes:
- the LOC121766712 gene encoding protein BRANCHLESS TRICHOME-like, which translates to MVMKVEPPFPPIPISPTWKLYNNPFYIFHQQQPHTQIHTLHLPISSRKIAASFSDLSFIKPHMDSDERKARKKRLARELAEMVKMKRDMEEERKMLRTAEERLQMKVSQLQIKNGDDQRNSLMTKEAENPHIKRGIKGFVEFPKVVKAIGCTSSKHLGSKLECQKAQLKILLKQKGPLRFSGLIAR; encoded by the coding sequence ATGGTGATGAAAGTGGAACCACCTTTCCCTCCCATCCCCATCTCCCCAACCTGGAAACTCTACAACAATCCCTTTTATATCTTCCACCAACAACAACCTCACACccaaatccacacgctccacctCCCTATATCATCCCGCAAAATCGCAGCATCCTTCTCCGACCTATCCTTCATCAAGCCACACATGGACTCTGATGAGCGCAAAGCTCGCAAGAAGCGCCTCGCGCGGGAGCTGGCCGAGATGGTGAAGATGAAGAGAGACAtggaggaggagaggaagatGCTGCGCACGGCAGAGGAGCGCCTGCAGATGAAGGTCTCCCAGCTCCAAATCAAAAATGGAGATGATCAGAGGAATTCTTTGATGACGAAGGAGGCTGAGAATCCGCATATAAAGAGAGGGATAAAGGGGTTTGTGGAGTTTCCGAAGGTGGTGAAAGCGATCggttgcacaagtagtaagcaTTTGGGGAGCAAATTGGAGTGTCAGAAGGCGCAGCTCAAGATACTGCTCAAGCAGAAAGGGCCACTCAGGTTTAGTGGCCTTATTGCTAGATGA